The following are from one region of the Flavimobilis soli genome:
- a CDS encoding 4-hydroxy-3-methylbut-2-enyl diphosphate reductase translates to MGRHRRDDTAADRRDTTAAKRVLLAAPRGYCAGVDRAVVAVEQAIEHYGAPVYVRKEIVHNKYVVETLSERGAIFVDETDEVPEGARVVFSAHGVSPAVHAAAAARSLETIDATCPLVTKVHREAVRFAADDYDILLIGHEGHEEVEGTAGEAPDHVQVVNSPDEVDRVTVRDPDKVVWISQTTLSVDETMETVRRLRERFPTLQDPPSDDICYATQNRQVAVKKLAPECDLVIVVGSRNSSNSVRLVEVAKEYGARAAYLVDYAKEIDPAWFDGVATVGVTSGASVPEILVQDVLAHLAERGFVDVSEVRTATEDLMFSLPRELRAALKDSGQSPSRPARGGRRSLPFDPA, encoded by the coding sequence GTGGGGCGCCACCGCCGCGACGACACCGCGGCCGACCGCCGCGACACGACAGCCGCGAAGCGCGTCCTGCTCGCTGCCCCGCGCGGCTACTGCGCGGGCGTCGACCGGGCGGTCGTCGCCGTCGAGCAGGCGATCGAGCACTACGGCGCGCCGGTGTACGTCCGCAAGGAGATCGTGCACAACAAGTACGTCGTCGAGACGCTCTCCGAGCGCGGCGCGATCTTCGTCGACGAGACGGACGAGGTCCCTGAGGGGGCGCGGGTCGTGTTCTCGGCGCACGGGGTCTCACCGGCGGTCCACGCGGCTGCCGCTGCGCGGTCGCTCGAGACGATCGACGCGACGTGCCCGCTCGTGACCAAGGTGCATCGCGAGGCCGTGCGGTTCGCGGCGGACGACTACGACATCCTGCTGATCGGCCACGAGGGCCACGAGGAGGTCGAGGGCACGGCGGGCGAGGCGCCCGACCACGTGCAGGTCGTCAACTCGCCTGACGAGGTGGACCGTGTCACGGTGCGGGACCCTGACAAGGTCGTATGGATCTCCCAGACGACCTTGTCGGTCGACGAGACGATGGAGACGGTGCGGCGGCTGCGCGAGCGCTTCCCGACGCTGCAGGACCCGCCGAGCGACGACATCTGCTACGCGACGCAGAACCGTCAGGTGGCGGTCAAGAAGCTCGCGCCCGAGTGCGACCTCGTGATCGTGGTCGGTTCCCGGAACTCCTCGAACTCGGTGCGTCTCGTCGAGGTCGCGAAGGAGTACGGGGCCCGCGCGGCGTACCTCGTCGACTACGCGAAGGAGATCGACCCTGCGTGGTTCGACGGCGTCGCGACGGTCGGCGTGACGTCGGGTGCGTCGGTGCCCGAGATCCTCGTCCAGGACGTCCTCGCGCACCTCGCCGAGCGCGGGTTCGTGGACGTGTCCGAGGTGCGCACCGCGACCGAGGACCTGATGTTCTCGCTGCCGCGCGAGCTTCGTGCCGCGCTCAAGGACTCGGGGCAGAGCCCCTCGCGTCCCGCCCGTGG